Proteins from one Rosa chinensis cultivar Old Blush chromosome 7, RchiOBHm-V2, whole genome shotgun sequence genomic window:
- the LOC112175609 gene encoding putative disease resistance protein At1g50180 — MAEYAVSTAVRKLTTWLIEEAVLLKGVSEEVQHLRDTLSWMQGFLEDADAVQERSERFQAWMSQIREVAFEAEVAIETYISNTAARSSWRKVLKPIHLFKIRRKIEKIQARMEHISKQKESFGITSINNQEGGEALISTNERLRWWRQPSPNMQEDDLVDLVEDTKALITQLSTMGRSRCVVSIVGMGGLGKTTLAKKLYNHPQLGNQFACRSFVYVSQEYKRREILQKIIEDVNCPHDRGDLEKLKEETMVEMLHVFLKDRRYLVILDDIWKKEVWDGLKAAFPSGEMGSKVMVTTRFRDVAVYADPRSIPYEPRMLTEHESLELFLKKALPGVDDIPSNLQKLGREMVVKCGGLPLAVVVLGGLLSTKMKTTVEWERVLQNISWHLISAQDQVSAILALSYIDMPIHLKSCFLHLGIFPEDSSIEKMYLIRLWVAEGFLPQQGEEIEEGVAENCLNQLLDRCMIPGGNANISWQR; from the coding sequence ATGGCGGAATATGCTGTTTCGACTGCTGTGAGAAAGCTCACAACTTGGTTGATTGAAGAAGCAGTTCTGTTGAAAGGTGTGAGTGAGGAAGTTCAGCATCTCAGAGACACACTGAGTTGGATGCAAGGTTTCCTCGAGGATGCTGATGCGGTGCAAGAGAGATCAGAAAGATTTCAGGCTTGGATGTCACAAATAAGAGAAGTGGCATTCGAGGCCGAGGTGGCAATAGAAACTTACATCAGCAATACAGCAGCACGAAGTTCATGGAGAAAAGTCCTGAAGCCAATTCATCTTTTCAAAATccgaagaaaaatagaaaagatcCAGGCCAGGATGGAGCACATCTCCAAACAAAAGGAAAGTTTCGGCATAACTAGCATCAACAATCAGGAAGGGGGTGAAGCACTGATTTCAACAAATGAAAGGTTGCGGTGGTGGAGACAACCGTCACCGAATATGCAGGAAGATGATTTGGTTGACCTTGTTGAAGACACTAAGGCGTTGATAACACAACTGTCTACTATGGGAAGGAGCCGTTGTGTTGTTTCTATTGTGGGAATGGGAGGTTTGGGCAAGACCACTCTGGCAAAGAAGTTGTACAATCACCCTCAGCTTGGGAACCAATTTGCTTGTAGATCCTTTGTTTATGTGTCTCAAGAATACAAAAGAAGAGAGATTCTACAAAAAATCATTGAAGATGTAAATTGTCCTCATGATAGAGGTGATTTGGAGAAACTAAAAGAGGAGACGATGGTTGAGATGCTGCACGTGTTCCTGAAAGATAGGAGGTATCTGGTTATTCTTGATGATATATGGAAAAAGGAGGTTTGGGATGGTCTTAAAGCTGCATTTCCTAGTGGGGAGATGGGAAGTAAGGTGATGGTCACCACTCGCTTTAGGGATGTTGCTGTATATGCAGATCCAAGGAGCATTCCCTATGAGCCGCGGATGTTAACAGAACATGAGAGCTTGGAACTGTTCCTCAAGAAAGCACTTCCGGGAGTGGATGATATCCCCTCTAACTTGCAGAAACTTGGAAGAGAGATGGTGGTTAAATGTGGTGGTCTGCCTCTGGCAGTAGTTGTGCTCGGAGGATTACTGTCCACGAAAATGAAGACCACAGTGGAATGGGAGCGCGTGCTTCAAAACATCAGTTGGCATTTGATCAGTGCTCAAGATCAAGTCTCCGCAATCTTAGCCCTAAGCTACATTGACATGCCTATCCATTTaaaatcatgttttctccatttgGGTATTTTTCCCGAAGATTCCTCCATAGAGAAAATGTATTTGATTCGACTGTGGGTTGCAGAAGGATTCTTACCACAACAAGGAGAAGAAATCGAAGAAGGGGTGGCTGAAAATTGCTTGAATCAGTTGCTTGATAGGTGCATGATCCCAGGTGGCAACGCGAACATATCTTGGCAGCGTTAA
- the LOC112176816 gene encoding phosphoribosylaminoimidazole carboxylase, chloroplastic-like, with product MVQIDDLEGAKRAGDLFDYRLMIKSKRLAYDGRGNDVAKSKHDLSSIVTALGGFDRGLYVEKWAPFVKELAVIVARGRDNSIVCYPVVETIHKENICDIVSLTIISSSLSDRHHQSPKTP from the exons ATGGTTCAG ATAGATGATCTGGAAGGTGCCAAGAGGGCAGGCGACCTCTTTGACTATCGTCTAATGATAAAGAGTAAAAGATTAGCTTATGATGGGCGTGGAAATGATGTTGCTAAGAGTAAGCATGATCTTTCTTCTATTGTAACAG CTCTTGGAGGGTTTGATCGCGGTTTATATGTTGAGAAATGGGCCCCTTTTGTAAAG GAGCTGGCCGTCATTGTTGCTAGAGGAAGAGACAATTCTATCGTGTGCTATCCTGTTGTTGAAACTATACACAA GGAAAACATTTGTGACATTGTATCTTTAACTATAATCAGCTCTTCACTCTCCGACCGCCACCACCAATCGCCCAAGACACCCTGA